The Paenibacillus uliginis N3/975 genome has a window encoding:
- the hemE gene encoding uroporphyrinogen decarboxylase, whose protein sequence is MTYNDQFIRACRKQEVDHIPVWYMRQAGRYDPEYRKIKEKYSLLEICKQPELAAEVTLMPVRKLGVDAAILYSDIMNPVASIGVDFDIVKDIGPVIDNPIRSAADVEKLKPIDVEGDLGHVLETIRILDKELKVPLITFAGAPFTIASYLIEGRPSKNYIRTKEMMYSEPKVWFSLMDKLGDMVIAYLRAHVANGGKAFQLFDSWVGALSPRDFQTYVLPTVTRIFAELEDLNVPKIYFPGVSSGELLPTLSGLKAEVIGLDWRVSITEGRKRLNGQFAVQGNLDPTVLTAPMEVIKQYAKDIVDQGILEPGYIFNLGHGLFPEASLEKLRELTAYIHEYSAEAIEAGARQ, encoded by the coding sequence ATGACTTACAATGATCAGTTTATTCGAGCCTGCCGGAAGCAGGAAGTAGATCATATTCCCGTATGGTATATGCGGCAGGCAGGCCGCTACGATCCGGAATATCGCAAGATCAAGGAAAAGTATTCACTCCTCGAAATTTGCAAACAACCTGAGCTGGCCGCAGAGGTGACGCTAATGCCGGTTCGTAAGCTCGGTGTGGATGCTGCTATTCTTTATTCGGATATTATGAACCCAGTGGCATCGATCGGTGTGGACTTTGATATAGTGAAAGATATCGGGCCCGTTATCGATAATCCGATTCGGAGTGCCGCCGATGTGGAAAAGCTTAAGCCAATTGATGTAGAGGGTGATCTCGGCCATGTGCTGGAAACGATTCGCATCCTTGATAAAGAGCTGAAAGTTCCGCTGATTACATTCGCCGGTGCCCCATTTACCATTGCCAGCTATCTGATTGAAGGTCGTCCATCCAAAAATTACATACGCACCAAAGAGATGATGTATAGTGAGCCGAAGGTATGGTTTTCTCTGATGGACAAGCTAGGTGATATGGTTATTGCTTACTTGCGGGCTCATGTTGCTAACGGAGGCAAGGCGTTTCAGCTGTTCGACAGCTGGGTAGGCGCTCTATCTCCACGTGACTTCCAGACGTACGTGCTTCCAACCGTTACCCGTATTTTTGCCGAACTTGAGGATTTGAATGTACCTAAAATATATTTCCCTGGTGTCAGCTCAGGAGAACTGCTACCAACCTTATCCGGACTAAAAGCAGAAGTCATTGGTCTGGATTGGAGAGTATCGATTACTGAAGGGCGGAAGCGCTTAAATGGACAATTTGCGGTGCAGGGAAATTTGGATCCAACCGTATTGACCGCTCCTATGGAAGTCATCAAACAGTATGCTAAGGATATTGTTGATCAGGGCATCCTTGAACCGGGATATATCTTCAATCTGGGTCACGGGCTGTTCCCTGAGGCATCTCTGGAAAAGCTTCGCGAATTGACAGCATATATCCACGAATATTCTGCAGAAGCAATTGAAGCAGGCGCCCGTCAATAG
- a CDS encoding DUF92 domain-containing protein, producing the protein MNWLIGAMGALIVAGAAYLKKSLSLSGAAAAVMMGTVYYGAGNLFWFGTLLLFFMTSTLLSKYHQGSKQDLEKSYAKTGKRDAGQVFANGGIGMVLCLLHFMYPHEAWKFLFIGVMAAVTADTWATEIGSLSRRPPRSILNGKSLPPGTSGGVSWLGSTAAALGGAVIGAGAWLFGIWSGLEPDLLTYATAGLIGGLVGAFTDSWMGATVQKMYRCTICGKDVEVHQHCGQPTERSGGWDWMTNDAVNLISSLIGGFAAWVAAAFL; encoded by the coding sequence TTGAACTGGCTGATTGGTGCCATGGGTGCACTGATAGTAGCAGGTGCAGCATACTTGAAAAAATCGTTGTCATTATCAGGAGCGGCAGCAGCCGTTATGATGGGCACGGTTTATTATGGAGCAGGGAACCTGTTTTGGTTCGGAACCCTGCTTCTTTTTTTCATGACGTCTACACTGCTATCGAAATATCATCAAGGAAGCAAGCAAGATTTAGAGAAGTCTTATGCCAAGACCGGCAAGCGTGATGCTGGACAGGTATTTGCCAACGGAGGCATTGGCATGGTTCTGTGTCTCCTTCACTTTATGTATCCTCATGAAGCGTGGAAGTTTTTGTTTATAGGGGTAATGGCTGCGGTGACAGCTGATACATGGGCTACAGAAATCGGGAGTTTGAGCCGCAGACCGCCGAGATCGATCCTGAACGGCAAATCTCTGCCGCCTGGAACGTCCGGTGGTGTCTCATGGCTAGGTTCAACAGCCGCAGCCCTTGGGGGAGCCGTAATAGGAGCAGGAGCATGGCTGTTTGGTATATGGTCTGGTTTAGAGCCAGATCTGCTTACATATGCAACAGCTGGTCTTATTGGCGGATTAGTGGGAGCTTTTACCGATTCATGGATGGGGGCAACCGTACAGAAAATGTATCGCTGTACCATTTGCGGCAAGGATGTGGAGGTTCATCAGCATTGCGGTCAGCCTACGGAGCGTTCCGGCGGATGGGACTGGATGACAAACGACGCAGTGAACCTGATCAGCTCGCTTATTGGGGGATTTGCCGCTTGGGTGGCAGCAGCATTCTTGTAA
- a CDS encoding glycerophosphodiester phosphodiesterase, translated as MNNLCVAHRGFSAKAPENTHAAIKMAMNEPFVNWMEIDVQLTRDGVPIVIHDYSVDRTTSGKGKVKDLTWQEIRRMDAGVWKGREFQGEQVPSLDEVLQLVKGRLKLNIELKTSGDMYPGLEEAVLDRIHAHGMISEIVLTSFEPKSLLRAKKIDPEVQVGLIIDAHPRDLLSRLKKIGCSFLSIGYSHLDAAFADELIRNGITPMAWTVDDKRSMASLAKMSPEIMICTNRPDTWGQLFLNKIAPRIPFWRRKWRGWF; from the coding sequence ATGAACAATTTATGCGTGGCTCACCGTGGATTTTCAGCCAAAGCGCCTGAAAATACGCATGCAGCCATTAAAATGGCGATGAATGAGCCTTTTGTAAACTGGATGGAAATTGATGTGCAGCTGACGCGTGACGGCGTTCCTATTGTTATTCATGATTACAGCGTTGACCGGACGACAAGCGGCAAGGGTAAGGTAAAGGATCTTACTTGGCAGGAAATACGCCGGATGGATGCTGGTGTCTGGAAAGGACGGGAGTTTCAAGGTGAACAAGTCCCTTCACTGGACGAAGTGTTACAGCTTGTCAAAGGCCGATTAAAGCTGAATATTGAGCTGAAGACCAGCGGGGATATGTATCCCGGGTTGGAAGAAGCTGTACTGGATCGGATTCATGCCCATGGAATGATATCGGAAATCGTTCTGACATCCTTTGAACCGAAGTCGCTTCTTCGAGCTAAGAAAATAGACCCTGAAGTACAGGTTGGTCTCATCATTGATGCACACCCACGTGATCTGTTGTCTCGACTAAAAAAAATAGGCTGTTCTTTTCTGTCCATAGGTTACTCTCATCTGGACGCGGCTTTTGCTGATGAATTGATCAGAAACGGAATTACGCCGATGGCTTGGACTGTGGACGATAAACGTAGCATGGCCTCCTTGGCCAAGATGAGCCCTGAAATTATGATATGTACCAATCGGCCTGATACGTGGGGTCAACTTTTTTTGAATAAGATTGCACCGCGGATTCCGTTTTGGCGCAGAAAATGGAGAGGGTGGTTTTAG
- a CDS encoding fumarylacetoacetate hydrolase family protein has product MCALVNNVYCVGRNYRLHAAELGNAVPDEPMIFLKPSHAVVLLDGSRLAMPQGRGIVHFEGELVIQAAKDYTPGMKVDELVEVMALGIDFTLRDVQSVIKEKGQPWTAAKGFKNSAPLTPYITFPGNDQLLQTEFTVLKNGEEVQRGNAGDMIFSLQNIIDYIGHHYGLGKGDLIFTGTPAGVGPAESGDVFELIWGDVRLGRCEIE; this is encoded by the coding sequence ATGTGTGCTTTAGTAAACAACGTCTATTGCGTCGGCCGTAATTACCGGCTTCACGCTGCAGAATTAGGTAATGCGGTACCGGATGAGCCTATGATATTTCTAAAGCCATCTCATGCGGTTGTTCTGCTAGACGGTAGCCGCCTGGCGATGCCGCAAGGACGCGGGATTGTCCATTTTGAAGGAGAGCTTGTTATTCAGGCAGCTAAGGATTATACCCCTGGCATGAAGGTGGACGAGTTGGTTGAGGTAATGGCACTTGGTATCGATTTTACGCTGAGAGACGTGCAGTCCGTCATTAAAGAAAAGGGACAACCTTGGACAGCGGCTAAAGGATTTAAGAATTCGGCACCTCTGACCCCGTATATTACTTTCCCGGGAAATGATCAATTACTACAAACAGAATTTACGGTCTTGAAGAACGGAGAAGAGGTACAGCGTGGAAATGCAGGAGATATGATCTTCTCTCTTCAGAACATTATTGATTACATTGGGCATCATTACGGACTTGGTAAAGGAGATTTGATCTTTACAGGGACACCTGCCGGAGTGGGACCTGCGGAAAGCGGAGATGTGTTTGAGCTGATCTGGGGCGATGTGCGTCTTGGACGCTGCGAGATTGAATAG
- the hemH gene encoding ferrochelatase, whose translation MSNKIGVLVMSYGTPESMEGIEAYYTHIRRGNKPSDEQLKELTDRYEAIVGGVFPLRENTDRQVRTLQDTLNRDERAQNVEFVCYQGLKHAAPFIEDGVEQMVKDGIKQAIGIVLAPHYSVMSVGTYVKRAQAKAEEAGLQISFVESYHMHPLLIEALAKRVSAKLDLFEEAGAFRESVRVLFSAHSLPERILSMGDPYQDQLLETSKAVAEQAKVGQWQFTWQSAGRTHEPWLGPDILETLQDLKREQVEDVLVAPIGFVSDHLEVLYDLDIEAKAIAKEMDMRLERIDSLNSDPLYMETLSDCVITSWKQGIGQ comes from the coding sequence ATGAGTAACAAAATTGGCGTATTGGTTATGTCCTATGGAACACCGGAAAGTATGGAAGGAATAGAGGCTTATTACACGCATATCCGCCGTGGCAACAAACCTTCCGATGAGCAGTTGAAAGAACTAACAGACCGGTATGAGGCTATCGTGGGCGGCGTATTTCCGCTGCGTGAAAATACCGACCGGCAGGTTCGGACGCTTCAGGATACACTTAACCGAGATGAACGCGCACAGAATGTAGAGTTTGTATGCTATCAAGGGTTGAAGCATGCGGCTCCGTTTATTGAAGACGGAGTGGAGCAAATGGTGAAAGACGGCATTAAGCAGGCAATCGGTATCGTTCTTGCTCCTCACTATTCTGTGATGAGTGTCGGTACTTATGTGAAGCGTGCACAGGCTAAAGCAGAGGAAGCGGGGCTTCAGATTTCCTTTGTTGAAAGCTATCATATGCATCCTCTACTGATTGAGGCCCTTGCAAAGCGGGTAAGCGCCAAACTCGATCTGTTCGAGGAAGCCGGCGCTTTTCGTGAAAGTGTGCGTGTATTGTTCAGTGCGCACAGCTTGCCGGAACGGATCTTGTCTATGGGTGACCCATATCAGGATCAACTGTTAGAAACGTCAAAGGCCGTGGCCGAACAAGCTAAGGTTGGACAGTGGCAGTTCACTTGGCAGAGTGCTGGCCGTACACATGAACCGTGGCTCGGTCCAGATATTTTGGAGACGCTGCAGGATCTTAAACGAGAGCAGGTGGAGGATGTGCTTGTCGCTCCTATCGGCTTTGTGTCCGACCATCTGGAGGTACTTTACGATCTGGACATCGAAGCAAAGGCTATTGCGAAAGAAATGGATATGCGTCTTGAACGTATCGATTCCTTAAACAGCGACCCTCTTTATATGGAAACATTAAGCGACTGTGTCATTACAAGCTGGAAACAGGGAATCGGCCAATAA